The proteins below are encoded in one region of Clostridium pasteurianum DSM 525 = ATCC 6013:
- a CDS encoding DUF2815 family protein, translating into MSNIKATRNGTKVTTGKVRLSYAHLFEPHAIEGNEPKYSVSVIIPKTDTETLKAIKEAVAEVKEQGKVKWGGKVPPNLKTPLRDGDSERPDDEAYTGCYFLNANSKNKPGVVDASVQPILDATEVYSGCYGRLTLNFYPYSASGNKGVACGLGNVQKLADGDPLGGFTRAEDDFDAVESAEDDFLG; encoded by the coding sequence ATGTCAAATATTAAAGCAACTAGAAATGGAACAAAAGTAACTACAGGAAAGGTTAGATTAAGCTATGCACACCTATTTGAGCCTCATGCTATAGAAGGAAATGAACCAAAGTACAGTGTAAGTGTAATTATACCTAAGACTGATACAGAAACATTAAAAGCTATCAAGGAAGCTGTAGCAGAAGTTAAGGAGCAAGGAAAAGTTAAATGGGGAGGAAAAGTACCGCCTAATCTTAAAACACCTCTTAGAGATGGGGATAGTGAAAGACCTGATGATGAAGCTTATACAGGTTGCTACTTCTTAAATGCTAACAGCAAAAATAAACCGGGTGTAGTAGATGCAAGTGTACAACCAATACTTGATGCTACAGAAGTATATAGTGGCTGCTATGGTAGATTAACACTTAACTTTTACCCATACAGTGCTTCAGGAAATAAAGGGGTAGCTTGCGGACTTGGGAATGTTCAAAAATTAGCTGATGGAGATCCATTAGGAGGATTCACTAGAGCCGAAGATGATTTTGACGCTGTAGAATCTGCTGAAGATGATTTCTTAGGTTAA
- a CDS encoding DUF2800 domain-containing protein, producing MAQHAILSASSASRWMACPPCARLEQKFENRTSPYAAEGTLAHELGEINLKHSLGEINKRKLNSEIKKIESHELYTADMPDYVETYVNTCLEKVSEAKAKTKDALFKIEQRLDFSEWVPEGFGTGDFVIIADGTMEICDLKYGKGVPVSAIGNKQMRLYALGAIAEFGFLYDIENVKMTIIQPRLDSISTDEISADELIEWAEEFVKPTAQLAFNGEGEFCAGEHCGFCRAKTVCKARADKNLELAKYEFRTSDTLSDKDIADILGKAEELSKWAKDIQEYALDQALQGANYEGWKIVEGRSNRKYTDTEKVAEILLNNEYKEDKIYKPKELQGLTNMEKLVGKKKLTELVGEFIVKPPGKPVLVNEDDKRPVFNSAKADFQEVKEK from the coding sequence ATGGCACAGCATGCAATATTAAGTGCAAGCTCTGCATCAAGGTGGATGGCATGTCCTCCTTGTGCGAGACTTGAACAGAAATTTGAAAATAGGACCAGTCCATATGCAGCAGAAGGAACTCTTGCACATGAACTTGGGGAAATTAATTTAAAGCACAGCTTAGGTGAAATAAATAAAAGGAAATTAAACTCAGAAATTAAAAAGATAGAATCACATGAACTTTATACAGCTGATATGCCTGACTATGTAGAAACTTATGTTAATACATGTTTAGAGAAGGTATCCGAAGCTAAGGCAAAGACAAAAGATGCATTATTTAAGATAGAACAAAGACTTGATTTTAGTGAATGGGTACCTGAAGGATTTGGAACTGGTGATTTTGTAATAATTGCAGATGGAACTATGGAAATATGTGACTTGAAGTATGGAAAAGGTGTTCCAGTATCAGCTATAGGGAATAAACAAATGAGATTATACGCTTTAGGAGCTATAGCAGAGTTTGGTTTCTTGTATGATATTGAGAATGTAAAAATGACTATTATCCAACCTAGACTTGATTCTATAAGTACTGATGAAATATCAGCAGATGAACTTATAGAATGGGCAGAAGAATTTGTAAAACCTACTGCACAACTTGCATTTAATGGTGAAGGAGAATTTTGTGCCGGAGAACACTGCGGATTTTGCAGAGCTAAAACAGTATGCAAGGCCAGAGCTGATAAGAACCTGGAATTAGCTAAGTATGAATTTAGAACTAGTGATACCTTAAGTGACAAAGATATTGCAGATATCTTAGGTAAAGCTGAAGAACTATCTAAGTGGGCAAAAGATATACAAGAATATGCTTTAGACCAAGCTTTACAGGGGGCCAATTATGAAGGCTGGAAGATAGTTGAGGGTAGAAGTAATAGAAAGTATACAGATACTGAAAAGGTAGCTGAAATACTTCTCAATAATGAGTATAAAGAAGATAAAATTTATAAACCAAAGGAACTTCAAGGACTAACCAATATGGAGAAATTAGTTGGTAAGAAAAAACTTACAGAGCTTGTAGGTGAGTTTATTGTAAAGCCACCAGGAAAACCAGTGCTTGTGAATGAAGACGATAAAAGACCAGTATTTAATTCTGCCAAGGCAGATTTTCAAGAAGTTAAAGAAAAGTGA
- a CDS encoding sigma-70 family RNA polymerase sigma factor: MPCTKMIKLTTKISKPMTLEEVFKQYERFLHRLVQKWDNTYEHEELFQVASVGLIKTYKSYDINKGFIFMTYLGRVVNNEILMFNRRQRKYNSNKSMETVIHVDFDGNDLTLSEVITDEINYEEMILDKIDRENLPGKIRILLNSLNEREKDVITCMFFKGLNQGQISKRLGISQSYISRLIQRSLKKMKNNYEQKKSYKSSQ; this comes from the coding sequence ATGCCATGCACTAAGATGATTAAACTTACTACTAAAATTAGTAAACCTATGACATTAGAAGAAGTTTTCAAGCAGTATGAGAGGTTTCTTCACAGATTAGTGCAGAAATGGGATAACACCTATGAACATGAAGAGTTATTCCAGGTTGCTAGTGTAGGGCTTATTAAAACCTATAAAAGCTATGATATCAACAAAGGGTTTATCTTTATGACGTACCTTGGCAGAGTTGTTAATAATGAGATTCTAATGTTTAACCGTAGACAAAGAAAGTATAACAGTAATAAAAGTATGGAAACAGTTATACATGTTGATTTTGACGGTAATGATTTAACACTAAGTGAGGTTATAACTGATGAAATAAATTATGAAGAAATGATACTGGATAAGATTGATAGAGAGAATTTACCAGGAAAGATAAGAATACTTCTTAATTCTTTAAATGAAAGAGAAAAAGATGTAATAACTTGTATGTTTTTTAAAGGGTTAAATCAAGGACAGATTAGTAAAAGACTTGGAATATCTCAATCTTACATCAGCAGACTTATACAAAGAAGTCTTAAGAAAATGAAGAATAATTATGAACAAAAAAAGAGCTACAAAAGTAGCCAATAA
- the spoIIID gene encoding sporulation transcriptional regulator SpoIIID, translating to MINENYADHIRSRALEVAEYMLKSKSTIREAAKKFFISKSTVHNDLVKRLPVINPKIAAEVHEILAINKAERHIRGGLRTKEKYNAMH from the coding sequence ATGATTAATGAAAATTATGCAGATCACATTAGAAGCAGAGCTTTAGAAGTAGCAGAGTATATGCTTAAGTCAAAATCTACTATTAGAGAAGCTGCAAAGAAATTTTTTATAAGTAAAAGTACAGTACACAATGATCTTGTAAAAAGATTACCCGTAATAAACCCTAAAATTGCCGCTGAGGTACATGAGATTTTGGCTATAAATAAAGCAGAAAGGCATATAAGGGGGGGGTTAAGAACAAAGGAGAAATACAATGCCATGCACTAA
- a CDS encoding helix-turn-helix domain-containing protein, with protein MPNINKLKGKIVEKGRNVEDLAKAIGVNKSTLYRKFRNDGENISIKEAIQIINELNLSIEEANAIFFNHFVAYNAKKIKMRN; from the coding sequence ATGCCTAATATTAATAAATTAAAAGGCAAAATAGTAGAAAAGGGAAGAAATGTTGAAGATTTAGCAAAAGCTATTGGAGTAAACAAATCAACCTTATACAGAAAGTTTAGAAATGACGGAGAAAATATTTCCATTAAAGAAGCTATTCAGATAATTAATGAATTGAATTTATCCATAGAGGAAGCAAATGCAATTTTTTTTAATCACTTTGTCGCATATAATGCGAAAAAAATCAAAATGAGGAATTAG
- a CDS encoding helix-turn-helix domain-containing protein: protein MNIGDRIKQRRKELDLSVDDIASKLGKNRATIYRYESNDIENLPITILEPLAIILETTPAHLLGLDNNKINTIKTKFSPEENTIISKYRILDTKGKHTVNTILDMEYNRCKEDQSTPLAAHDREDIKVSEQDKQHDIDIMKNDNEW from the coding sequence ATGAATATAGGCGATAGAATAAAACAAAGAAGAAAAGAGCTGGATTTATCCGTTGATGATATTGCAAGTAAGCTAGGGAAAAATAGGGCTACTATATATAGATATGAAAGCAACGATATAGAAAACTTACCAATAACCATACTTGAGCCTTTGGCCATAATTTTAGAAACAACCCCTGCACATTTATTAGGATTAGATAATAATAAAATTAATACAATCAAAACCAAATTTTCACCTGAAGAAAATACAATAATAAGTAAATATAGAATTTTAGATACCAAAGGTAAACATACAGTTAACACCATTTTAGATATGGAATATAACAGATGTAAAGAAGACCAATCTACCCCTCTTGCAGCACATGACAGAGAAGATATAAAAGTCTCTGAACAAGACAAGCAACATGATATAGATATCATGAAAAATGATAATGAGTGGTAA
- a CDS encoding tyrosine-type recombinase/integrase, translated as MPTYKDEKRGTWYCSFYYTDWTGAKKRKKKEGFKKESEAKAFERKFLEKQQNNCDMSFETLADLYLEDVTTRVRPTTMKTKKFIIDTIISPYFNKIKVNEVTPNSVRKWQNEMIKKGYSQTYLKTINNQIRAIFNFAIKYYNLDSSPALKAGPMGKKDAESMKFWTVEEFKKFIQFDDKSASELAFKILFWTGMRSGELMALTFKDVDLNNKTININKTCTRLNRKDIISEPKTPRSKRKISISESLCKDIKEYKDNIYGIKEEDRIFNFTKSFLTYEMRRISKKSEVKRIRLHDLRHSHASLLIELGFTPLLIAERLGHEKVETTLNTYSHLYPNKGKDIANKLDDLY; from the coding sequence ATGCCAACCTACAAAGATGAGAAAAGAGGTACCTGGTACTGTTCTTTCTATTACACTGATTGGACAGGAGCTAAAAAAAGAAAGAAGAAAGAAGGATTCAAAAAAGAAAGTGAAGCAAAAGCTTTTGAAAGAAAGTTTTTAGAAAAGCAACAAAATAATTGTGATATGAGCTTTGAAACTCTTGCTGATTTATATCTAGAAGATGTTACAACTAGAGTAAGACCAACTACTATGAAAACTAAAAAATTTATAATAGATACTATCATAAGTCCCTATTTTAATAAAATAAAAGTAAATGAGGTAACCCCTAATAGTGTAAGGAAGTGGCAAAATGAGATGATAAAAAAAGGGTATTCACAAACATATTTAAAAACAATAAACAATCAGATACGTGCGATTTTTAATTTTGCTATCAAATATTATAATTTAGATAGTAGTCCTGCTCTAAAGGCTGGACCAATGGGGAAAAAAGATGCTGAAAGCATGAAATTTTGGACAGTAGAAGAATTCAAAAAGTTTATTCAATTTGATGATAAATCAGCTTCTGAATTGGCTTTTAAAATTTTATTTTGGACAGGAATGAGAAGCGGTGAACTTATGGCTCTTACATTTAAAGATGTGGATTTAAATAATAAAACTATAAATATCAATAAGACATGTACAAGGCTTAATAGAAAAGATATTATAAGCGAGCCCAAAACCCCTAGGAGTAAACGCAAGATATCAATATCTGAATCTCTATGTAAAGATATAAAAGAATATAAGGATAACATATATGGTATTAAGGAAGAAGATAGGATTTTCAATTTTACAAAATCTTTTTTAACATATGAAATGAGAAGAATAAGTAAAAAAAGTGAAGTAAAAAGAATTCGATTGCATGACTTAAGACACTCTCATGCCTCTTTACTTATCGAACTCGGTTTTACCCCACTGTTAATTGCTGAAAGACTTGGGCATGAAAAAGTAGAAACAACACTGAACACTTATTCACACCTGTACCCTAATAAAGGTAAAGATATTGCTAATAAACTTGATGATCTATATTAG
- a CDS encoding replicative DNA helicase, protein MAAPLRSLPQNIEAEQSVLGSMILDKNAIAEAAEILRGDDFYRENHKLIFNSIIDLYQRDIPVDMITLIEHLRSTEKLEGAGGITYITEICNSVPSTANLTSYTNIVKEKSILRRLIKSSTEIIEESYNQQDDVPKVLDSAEKRIFDIAQNTVSSDFESLSTVLERGFLEIERLYNNKGEVTGVPSGFPELDAKTSGFQKGDMILIAARPSMGKTTFALNLAEYAALRASKSIVVFSLEMSKEQLAYKLLCSEANVDMLKLRTGNLEDSDWDNIARASGPLAEAKVYIDDTAGISVMEMRSKCRRIKIEHGIDMIIIDYLQLMSGSGESRQQEVSEISRSIKALAKEMQCPVIALSQLSRAPEQRTDHRPMLSDLRESGSIEQDADLVMFLYRDEYYNKETEDKNVAECIIAKQRNGPTGTVKLAWLGQFSKFGRLDIIHREE, encoded by the coding sequence ATGGCAGCACCTCTTAGAAGTTTACCACAGAATATAGAAGCAGAACAATCTGTACTAGGATCAATGATACTGGATAAAAACGCTATAGCTGAAGCAGCTGAAATTTTAAGAGGAGATGACTTTTATAGAGAAAATCATAAATTAATTTTTAATTCTATAATAGATCTTTATCAAAGAGATATACCTGTAGATATGATAACTCTTATTGAACATTTAAGGTCTACAGAAAAGCTAGAGGGGGCAGGTGGTATTACTTATATCACAGAAATTTGTAATTCAGTGCCTTCTACAGCAAATTTAACTTCGTATACCAATATCGTTAAGGAAAAATCAATTTTAAGAAGGCTCATTAAATCCTCAACAGAAATTATTGAGGAAAGTTATAATCAACAAGACGATGTTCCAAAGGTTTTAGATTCTGCTGAAAAGAGAATATTTGATATAGCACAAAATACAGTGAGCAGTGATTTTGAGTCATTAAGTACAGTTCTAGAAAGAGGATTTTTAGAAATTGAAAGACTTTATAATAATAAAGGAGAAGTAACAGGTGTGCCTTCTGGTTTTCCTGAATTGGATGCAAAGACATCAGGTTTTCAAAAGGGTGATATGATTCTTATTGCAGCGAGACCATCTATGGGAAAAACAACCTTTGCTCTTAATTTAGCTGAATATGCAGCGCTTAGAGCTTCAAAAAGTATAGTGGTATTTTCTCTTGAAATGTCAAAGGAACAATTAGCCTATAAACTTTTGTGTTCTGAGGCCAATGTGGATATGTTGAAACTTAGAACCGGAAATCTTGAAGATAGTGATTGGGATAATATAGCTAGGGCATCTGGACCTTTAGCGGAAGCAAAAGTTTATATAGATGATACTGCAGGTATATCTGTTATGGAAATGCGTTCTAAATGCAGAAGAATAAAAATAGAACATGGTATAGATATGATAATAATAGATTATCTTCAGCTTATGTCAGGAAGTGGTGAAAGCAGACAGCAGGAAGTATCAGAAATATCAAGATCTATTAAGGCATTAGCAAAAGAAATGCAGTGTCCTGTTATAGCACTTTCACAGCTTTCTCGTGCACCTGAACAGAGAACAGATCACAGGCCTATGTTGTCAGATCTTAGAGAATCTGGATCAATAGAGCAGGATGCAGATCTTGTTATGTTTTTATATAGAGATGAATATTATAATAAGGAAACCGAGGATAAAAATGTAGCAGAATGTATTATTGCAAAACAGAGAAATGGTCCTACTGGGACAGTGAAACTTGCTTGGCTTGGTCAATTTAGTAAATTTGGAAGACTTGATATTATCCACAGAGAGGAATAA
- the lonC gene encoding Lon family ATP-dependent protease codes for MQLDTEVNIMLKTLKSVFDESTINSRVVKYKLEKFMKSDKLYEKLYALNKIVCDDDGVDTIPSEKNAKEVLETTNKHISEYVAKRYIENRLQAEVEQVLMDKQEKYIEEVKMGIIKKKKGPENAKTLERFEYLKKLDSKKINKNIQSILRPETFSEIIGQERAIKAILSKIASNYPQHIILYGPPGVGKTTAARIALNEAKKLKYTPFGEDSKFIEVDGTTLRWDPREITNPLLGSVHDPIYQGSKRELAEIGVPEPKTGLVTDAHGGVLFIDEIGELDNILQNKLLKVLEDKRVEFSSSYYDPDDENVPKYIKYLFEKGAPADFVLIGATTRQPSEINPALRSRCTEVYFEPLSSKDIQNIVINASKKLNVDLEEGVPELISTYTIEGRRAINILSDVYGYVLYNNRNLDSKDKINITKKDLEEVISISRLIPYETIDKNNNSELGHVYGLGVSGYVGSTIEIEASVFSAKKKGNGVVRFNDTAGSMAKDSVFNAASVIRKITNKDIKDYDIHVNFIGGGKIDGPSAGAAITVCIISALLERPIRQDIAITGEISLRGKIKPVGGIFEKIYGARRKGVKLVIVPSCNFKEVPKGLNDIEVRPVETIEELMDIVF; via the coding sequence ATGCAATTAGATACAGAAGTAAATATAATGTTAAAGACATTAAAAAGCGTATTTGATGAAAGTACAATTAATTCTAGAGTAGTTAAATATAAACTTGAAAAGTTTATGAAAAGTGATAAGTTATATGAAAAATTATATGCATTGAATAAAATAGTTTGTGATGATGATGGAGTAGATACTATTCCATCAGAGAAAAATGCTAAAGAAGTTTTAGAAACTACCAATAAACATATTTCTGAATATGTAGCAAAAAGGTATATAGAGAATAGATTACAAGCTGAAGTTGAACAAGTTTTAATGGATAAACAAGAAAAGTATATAGAAGAAGTAAAGATGGGTATAATTAAAAAAAAGAAGGGACCTGAAAATGCTAAGACTTTAGAAAGATTTGAGTATTTAAAAAAATTAGATTCAAAAAAGATTAATAAAAATATACAATCAATATTAAGGCCAGAAACATTTTCAGAAATCATAGGACAGGAGAGAGCAATAAAAGCTATATTATCAAAAATTGCTTCTAATTATCCTCAGCATATTATTCTATACGGGCCACCTGGAGTTGGTAAGACAACTGCAGCCAGAATTGCTCTTAATGAGGCAAAAAAGTTAAAATATACACCTTTTGGGGAAGATTCAAAATTTATAGAAGTTGATGGTACTACCTTAAGATGGGATCCAAGAGAAATTACCAATCCTCTTTTAGGATCAGTTCACGATCCAATATATCAAGGAAGTAAAAGAGAATTAGCTGAAATAGGTGTTCCAGAACCTAAGACCGGACTGGTTACAGATGCCCATGGAGGGGTATTATTTATAGATGAGATTGGAGAACTAGATAATATTCTTCAAAATAAATTGTTAAAGGTATTAGAAGATAAGAGAGTAGAATTTTCATCATCTTATTATGATCCAGACGATGAAAATGTACCTAAATATATAAAATATCTTTTTGAAAAAGGAGCTCCTGCAGATTTTGTTTTAATTGGAGCTACTACAAGACAGCCTTCTGAAATTAATCCTGCACTTAGATCAAGATGTACAGAAGTTTATTTTGAGCCTTTGTCTTCAAAAGATATACAGAATATAGTAATTAATGCTAGTAAAAAACTGAATGTAGATTTAGAAGAAGGAGTACCTGAACTTATAAGTACTTATACTATAGAGGGAAGAAGAGCAATTAATATCTTATCAGATGTATATGGTTATGTTTTATATAATAATAGAAATTTGGATTCAAAAGATAAAATAAATATAACTAAAAAGGATTTGGAAGAAGTAATATCTATAAGTAGACTTATTCCTTATGAGACTATCGATAAAAATAATAATTCTGAATTAGGTCATGTTTATGGCTTAGGAGTAAGTGGATATGTAGGGTCTACAATTGAAATAGAAGCATCAGTATTTTCAGCTAAGAAAAAAGGAAATGGTGTAGTTAGGTTTAATGATACTGCAGGAAGTATGGCGAAAGATTCTGTATTTAATGCAGCTTCTGTTATAAGAAAAATCACTAATAAAGATATAAAGGATTATGATATACATGTAAATTTTATTGGTGGTGGAAAAATAGACGGTCCATCAGCAGGTGCTGCTATTACTGTTTGTATAATAAGCGCTCTTTTAGAGAGACCTATAAGACAGGATATAGCAATAACTGGAGAAATATCATTAAGAGGCAAGATTAAGCCTGTAGGTGGAATATTCGAAAAGATATATGGTGCAAGAAGAAAAGGCGTAAAACTTGTTATAGTACCAAGTTGTAATTTTAAAGAAGTACCAAAAGGATTAAATGACATTGAAGTAAGACCGGTAGAAACTATAGAAGAACTTATGGATATAGTATTTTGA
- the rplI gene encoding 50S ribosomal protein L9, whose amino-acid sequence MKVILLKDIKGTGKKGEVINASDGYARNFLFPKKLAEEANDTNLHILNQKNEALRKKKLEETEAAQELAEELKGKELKIVAKAGEGGRLFGAITSKDISLEIKNKFKVNIDKKKIVTDSIRQLGNYEIELKIYPEVSTKIKVLIVEQ is encoded by the coding sequence ATGAAAGTTATATTATTAAAAGATATAAAGGGAACAGGTAAAAAAGGTGAGGTTATTAATGCATCTGATGGATACGCAAGAAATTTTTTATTTCCTAAGAAATTAGCAGAAGAAGCTAATGACACTAATTTACACATACTAAATCAAAAAAATGAGGCTCTTAGAAAAAAGAAATTAGAGGAGACAGAAGCCGCACAAGAATTGGCGGAAGAATTAAAAGGTAAGGAACTAAAAATAGTTGCTAAAGCTGGTGAAGGTGGAAGGCTTTTCGGAGCAATAACAAGCAAAGATATATCCTTAGAAATAAAAAATAAATTTAAAGTAAATATTGATAAAAAGAAAATAGTTACAGATTCCATAAGACAATTGGGAAACTATGAAATTGAATTAAAGATTTATCCTGAAGTATCTACTAAAATAAAAGTGCTTATAGTTGAACAGTAG
- a CDS encoding DHH family phosphoesterase translates to MKDKYNYFYTSNFMYIAIIAVFIIIIFLYNHYTVGFIALLGFFILTFYNIKNIKIKKNEWKEFIEDFSSKLDSATKNTLVKLPFPLMIINNKGNILWYNQNLSMIVDNRDVLGKKIDDIIKNIHIEDILTGKKNNYNDLKIHNKYYDMYASSVSTIGKTDSDDEKDNIILLYFYDVSVKHKLLKEIENIKESVVLIEVDNLDEVVKSTPEDKRPLLIAEIERNINSYAQSINAMLKKYSLGKYVLVVQNKNIEKEMKKNFEILDIIREINTGNTLAVTLSIGIGRGGETPSENYNFAASVRELALSRGGDQAIIKSGDKMLFYGGKTKEVEKRTKVRARIIGQSLVGLVKDSSNVVIMGHSNPDIDCFGGAIGIYSAIRIFRKESYILIDSLNDSIEYIYKKLKKDKDYANNLKSSIDCEDLIDDDSLLILVDVNNSNYVENTSILKKFKKVVIIDHHRKSANVVEDATLSYIEPYASSTSELITEMVQYMSKDYKMKPIEAEVLLAGICVDTKNFYFKTGVRTFEAAAYLRKNGADTIDVKKLFSTDLENYIKKSEIIKSAKIIEGNIAIAVCPEEVEDNILAAKAADELLNIKSIEASFVLVKIKDMVFISGRSFGNINVQLIMESLGGGGHMTMAGSNIKLSSENNILENNYKKSIEYSVEKLEKSIKDYLRKDE, encoded by the coding sequence ATGAAAGATAAATATAATTATTTTTATACTAGCAATTTTATGTATATTGCAATAATAGCTGTGTTTATTATAATAATATTTCTATATAATCACTATACTGTAGGATTTATAGCGTTATTAGGTTTTTTTATACTTACTTTTTATAATATAAAAAATATTAAAATTAAAAAAAATGAATGGAAAGAGTTTATTGAAGATTTTTCATCTAAATTAGATTCGGCTACAAAGAATACTTTGGTTAAATTACCATTTCCTTTAATGATAATAAACAATAAGGGAAATATTCTTTGGTATAATCAGAATTTATCTATGATTGTTGATAATAGAGATGTGCTGGGTAAAAAGATTGATGATATAATTAAAAATATTCATATAGAAGATATTTTAACTGGTAAAAAAAATAATTATAATGATCTTAAAATCCATAATAAATATTATGATATGTATGCAAGTTCTGTAAGTACAATAGGAAAAACTGATAGCGATGATGAAAAAGATAATATAATTTTGTTATATTTTTATGATGTTAGCGTGAAGCATAAATTACTTAAAGAAATTGAAAATATAAAAGAATCTGTAGTGCTTATAGAAGTAGATAATTTAGATGAAGTTGTTAAAAGTACTCCAGAAGACAAAAGACCTCTTTTAATAGCAGAGATAGAAAGAAATATAAATAGCTATGCACAGAGTATTAATGCTATGTTAAAAAAATATTCTCTTGGAAAATATGTTTTAGTTGTTCAAAATAAAAATATAGAAAAAGAGATGAAAAAGAATTTTGAAATTTTAGATATTATAAGAGAAATAAATACTGGCAATACTTTAGCTGTGACTCTTAGTATTGGTATAGGAAGAGGTGGAGAAACACCTAGCGAGAATTATAATTTTGCTGCTTCGGTGAGAGAACTTGCCCTGAGTAGAGGTGGAGATCAGGCTATTATAAAGAGCGGTGATAAAATGCTATTTTATGGTGGCAAAACTAAAGAAGTAGAGAAGAGGACAAAAGTGAGAGCGAGAATTATAGGTCAATCTTTAGTGGGTCTTGTAAAAGATAGCAGTAATGTAGTTATAATGGGGCATAGCAATCCTGATATTGATTGTTTTGGTGGAGCCATAGGTATATATAGTGCCATTAGAATTTTTAGAAAAGAAAGTTATATACTAATTGATTCTTTAAATGATAGTATAGAATATATTTATAAAAAACTAAAAAAAGATAAAGATTATGCTAATAATCTAAAAAGTAGTATAGATTGTGAGGATTTAATAGACGACGATAGTCTATTAATATTAGTTGATGTAAATAACTCAAATTATGTAGAAAATACAAGCATATTAAAAAAATTTAAAAAAGTTGTAATCATAGATCATCATAGAAAATCTGCCAATGTAGTTGAGGATGCTACACTTAGTTATATTGAACCCTATGCATCTTCCACTTCTGAACTTATAACAGAAATGGTACAATATATGAGTAAAGATTATAAAATGAAGCCCATAGAAGCTGAAGTACTTTTAGCTGGAATTTGTGTGGATACTAAGAATTTTTATTTTAAAACAGGAGTTAGAACTTTTGAGGCTGCTGCATATCTTAGAAAAAATGGGGCAGATACCATCGATGTTAAAAAACTATTTTCAACTGATCTTGAAAACTATATTAAAAAATCTGAAATTATAAAATCAGCAAAAATTATAGAAGGTAATATAGCTATAGCAGTATGTCCTGAGGAAGTGGAAGATAATATATTAGCAGCTAAGGCAGCAGATGAACTTTTAAATATTAAAAGTATTGAAGCTTCATTTGTATTAGTTAAAATTAAGGATATGGTATTTATAAGCGGGAGATCTTTTGGAAATATAAATGTTCAGCTTATAATGGAGTCTCTTGGTGGAGGTGGCCATATGACTATGGCAGGTTCAAATATAAAACTTTCATCAGAAAATAATATTTTAGAAAATAATTACAAAAAGTCTATTGAATATTCTGTTGAAAAATTAGAAAAATCTATTAAAGACTATTTAAGGAAGGATGAATAA